One genomic segment of Hordeum vulgare subsp. vulgare chromosome 2H, MorexV3_pseudomolecules_assembly, whole genome shotgun sequence includes these proteins:
- the LOC123426200 gene encoding uncharacterized protein LOC123426200 — protein MSSVFEVLEDTTAAAGAGGAAAAAEAEVAGESLKNGVYTGAAYRDHEKLCRLVELEGRSVTEPSTIASLPPSTSSRKEISVCAICHGRRSRFLSQLSWTAISLVVGIDLVVSTFVESVVVLLLYLCSSPLLCPD, from the coding sequence ATGTCGTCGGTGTTCGAGGTCCTCGAGGACACTACTGCTGCGGCCGGGGCCGGCGGGGCGGCCGCCGCGGCGGAGGCGGAGGTGGCGGGGGAGTCGCTCAAGAATGGCGTCTACACGGGCGCCGCGTACAGGGACCACGAGAAGCTGtgccgcctcgtcgagctggaggGCCGGTCGGTGACGGAGCCCTCAACAATCGCGTCGTTGCCGCCCAGTACATCCTCCCGCAAAGAGATCTCCGTGTGCGCCATCTGTCACGGTCGACGGTCCCGGTTTCTCTCTCAGCTTTCTTGGACTGCAATTTCATTGGTGGTCGGAATCGATTTGGTGGTCTCTACCTTCGTCGAATCGGTTGTTGTGCTGCTGCTTTACCTTTGTTCCTCCCCTCTCTTGTGCCCTGATTGA